CACCGTCGTCTGGCATCGCGTGCAGGGAGCGGACGAGGCGGCGGTCGCCGCGTCGACGTCGACCGACTACGGCCCGTTGGCCGGCGTCGTCTCGATCGTGCCGCGCAAGATCGCGAAGCAGGCATACCAGGTCAGGCGCATATCGGACGGCACGCAGTACGGCTTCGAGAAGACACCGCTGCGGAAGCCGCTGATCGTCGAGCTGCTCCGCGACGACGACGGTAGGGCGAGTCGAATCGACAGCATCGGCGCGTGCGTCGGGCTTCGCGTGGTCTTTCATCGCGCGAGCAGCGGCGGCGGCATCACACCGGACACCAGCCTTGCGGCGATAGAGAAGGTCCCAGAGCCCAAGAAGACCCGCCGCGAGGACGCGCCGGACGTGCTCCTCACCACCGAAGCGGTGCATGCAGCGAACGCGAACAAGGCCGCGAACAGGGAGAACGGCTGCGTCGCGCGCGGCAACTGGACGCTCGGCGAGGGCGTCGGATTCCAGGACGTGCGCGTCACGTACGTGCCGACCGACGGCACCACGGCGGCCGGTCAGCCAGCGCAGTTCTCGGCCCTCGCGCGGGCGCTGCCGAAGCTCGTCGCCGGCTACGGCGTGAGCTCCGATCGCCGGCACTTCGGCGCCAACGCGGCGAAGACGCGCGTCGAGACGATCGAGCGCACGCTGCCGAACGGGGGCAAGACGTCGTTCGACACGACGATCACGCTGTCGCCCGCGAGCATCGACACGATCGACGAGGCGCGCACGAAGGCCGTCGTGGGCATGGCGTTCGCGCCGGTGCCCCGCGCGCGCTTCCTCACGCTCTTCCTCGGCGTCGGCGCGCAGGACCCGGCGAACGACTGGTACGCCGGCTTCTCCGTCTTCCGCCTCGCCCGGCTGCTCGGCAAGGACGTGCCGGAGACCGAGGGGATGCTGTTCGACCTGCACTTCATCGTGAATGGCGGGCGCGACGACGTGCTCGTCGACCGCGCCGCCTGCATCTCCGGCGGGTCGTGCGCGACGCACAAGAAGGCGCGCTATTTCCGCGGCGTCGGGGCGATGGCGACGCTCGACGCGGGCTCCATCCTGAGCGACGCGTTCAAGAAGCTGATCGGCGGCTGAGCAGGGACCGGGCGCTGCGCGAGAGGGGCGACGCTGCGCGAAGCAGCACCGCCCCCCTCGCCACGGCCCGCGCCGTCGACGTTCGTCGGCCGCCTGCTTACTGCACCGCGTTGATCATGTCGAAGATCGGCAGGTACATCGCCACCACCATGCCGCCGACCACCACGCCGAGCACCACGATCATGATCGGCTCGAGCAGCGAGAGCAGCCCGCTGACCGCGGCGTCCACCTCGGTGTCGTAGAAGTCGGCGATCTTCGTCAGCATCTCGTCCAGCCCACCGGTCTGCTCGCCGACGGCGATCATCGAGATCACCATGGGCGGGAAGACGGCCGACTTCTGCAGCGGCGCGGCGATCGTGTCGCCGCCGGCGATCGACGCGCGCGACGCGAGGATCGCGTCCGAGATCACGCGGTTGCCCGACGTGCGCGCCGTGATCTCGAGCCCCTCGAGGATCGACACGCCCGAGGCGATGAGCGTGCCGAGCGTGCGTGCGAAGCGCGACACCGACGACTTGCGGATCACGTCGCCGAGCACCGGAATCTTCAGCAGCAGCCGGTCGATGACGAGCTGCCCCTCCTTCGTGGCGTAGTAGCGCTTGATGAGGAACACCGAGCCGGCGATGCCGCCGAACACCGCCCACCAGTACGCGTTCACGAACCGCGACATGCCGACGACGATCTGCGTCGGCAGCGGCAGCTCGAGGTTCACGCTGGCGAACATCTTCTCGAACACCGGGATCACCTTCCACAGCAGCACCACGATCGCGATCGCCGCGACGCCCATGATGACCGCCGGGTAGATCATGGCGCCCTTCACCTTCCGCACGAGCGCGTCGTTCTTCTCGAGGAACGTCGCGAGGCGCATGAGGATGGTGTCGAGGATACCGCCCGCCTCGCCCGCGGCGACCATGTTCGTGTACAGGTCGCTGAACGCCCGCGGGTGGTTGCGCATCGCGTCCGACACCGTGGCGCCGCTCTCGACCTCGAACACCACGGCGCGCGTCACGTCGGCGAGCGCCTTGTTCTCGGTCTGCTTCGACAGGATGTCGAGCGCCTGCACGAGCGGGAGACCGGCGTTGATCATCGTGGAGAACTGTCGCGTGAACACGACGACGTCCCGCATGCTGATCTTGCCCTTCGGCTTCGGCCGGCTCGCCTCCTCGTCGACCTTCACGACGACGAGCCGCTGGCGGCGCAGCTGCGCGACGACCTCGTCGCGCGACGGCGCCTCGAGCGTGGCCGACTTCAACTCCCCACCGAGTGTTCTGGCCGTGTATGCGAATGTAGGCATCGTTGGTCTGCTACCTGAGCGTGGAGCGTGGAGCGGCGAGCGTGGAGGGGCTGCGTGGACGCTCTACGCTCCACGCTCCCCGCTCCACGCTCACGCGGCCGTCGGGTTCTGGCCGGTCATGCGCAGGAACTCGTTCGGGTCGCCCGAGACGCGGAGGCACTCGTCCACCGTCACCTGGCGCGACACGTAGAGCTGGTACAGCGCATCGTTCAGCGTCTGCATGCCGAACTTCTTCCCGCCCTGCATCAGCGAGTAGATCTGGTGCACCTTGTCGTCGCGGATCAGCGCGCGGATCGCCTGCGTCACCACCAGCACCTCGGCGGCGAGCGCGCGGCCCTTCCCGCTCGCCTTCGGCAGCAGCGTCTGCGTCACGATCCCCTCGAGCACGAACGCGAGCTGCGCGCGCACCTGGGACTGCTGGTGGCTCGGGAACACGTCGA
This DNA window, taken from Gemmatirosa kalamazoonensis, encodes the following:
- a CDS encoding type II secretion system F family protein, with the translated sequence MPTFAYTARTLGGELKSATLEAPSRDEVVAQLRRQRLVVVKVDEEASRPKPKGKISMRDVVVFTRQFSTMINAGLPLVQALDILSKQTENKALADVTRAVVFEVESGATVSDAMRNHPRAFSDLYTNMVAAGEAGGILDTILMRLATFLEKNDALVRKVKGAMIYPAVIMGVAAIAIVVLLWKVIPVFEKMFASVNLELPLPTQIVVGMSRFVNAYWWAVFGGIAGSVFLIKRYYATKEGQLVIDRLLLKIPVLGDVIRKSSVSRFARTLGTLIASGVSILEGLEITARTSGNRVISDAILASRASIAGGDTIAAPLQKSAVFPPMVISMIAVGEQTGGLDEMLTKIADFYDTEVDAAVSGLLSLLEPIMIVVLGVVVGGMVVAMYLPIFDMINAVQ